The following are from one region of the Quercus robur chromosome 1, dhQueRobu3.1, whole genome shotgun sequence genome:
- the LOC126719527 gene encoding feruloyl CoA ortho-hydroxylase F6H1-3-like — protein sequence MAQTVATPIIESSNITDFVITNGNGVKGLSEMGLKTLPKQYIQPVEERITVSNILPQESIPIIDMSSWGEQKVSESICDAAEKWGFFLIINHGVPIEVLENVKDATHRFFNLPAEEKRKFSKENSPSNSVRFGTSFSPEAEKALEWKDYLSLFYVSEDEASALWPSACKDQVLEYMRGSEPVIQRLLEALMKRINVKEIDETKESLLMGSKRINLNYYPICPNPELTVGVGRHSDVSTLTILLQDDIGGLYVRGNNDSWVHVLPVSGSLVINVGDALQIMSNGRYKSIEHRVVASGSRNRISVPIFVNPRPCDMIGPFSEVLAGGEKALYKQVLYSDYAKHFFTKAHDGKNTIEFVKI from the exons ATGGCTCAAACAGTTGCAACACCTATCATTGAGTCCTCAAATATCACTGACTTTGTCATAACAAATGGCAATGGAGTAAAGGGTCTCTCAGAAATGGGACTCAAAACCCTCCCTAAGCAATATATCCAACCTGTAGAAGAAAGGATCACTGTGAGCAACATCTTGCCTCAAGAGTCTATACCCATCATAGATATGTCAAGCTGGGGCGAACAAAAAGTCTCAGAATCAATCTGTGATGCAGCAGAAAAGTGGGGTTTCTTTCTGATTATCAACCATGGAGTGCCCATTGAAGTGCTGGAGAATGTGAAGGATGCAACACATAGGTTCTTCAATTTGCCAGCTGAGGAGAAGAGGAAGTTTTCAAAAGAAAACTCACCTTCCAACAGCGTACGGTTTGGCACAAGCTTTAGTCCTGAAGCAGAGAAGGCTCTTGAATGGAAAGATTACCTGAGCCTGTTTTATGTGTCCGAGGATGAGGCCTCTGCGTTGTGGCCTTCTGCGTGCAA GGATCAAGTTCTGGAATATATGAGGGGGTCTGAACCAGTTATCCAAAGGCTATTAGAGGCACTAATGAAGAGGATAAATGTGAAAGAAATTGATGAGACAAAAGAATCTCTCTTAATGGGTTCAAAGAGGATTAACCTTAACTACTATCCTATATGTCCTAACCCTGAGCTCACAGTGGGAGTAGGTCGTCACTCTGATGTGTCAACCCTTACTATCCTTCTTCAAGATGATATTGGTGGACTCTATGTGCGAGGAAACAATGATAGTTGGGTACATGTTTTGCCTGTAAGTGGCTCTCTCGTGATCAATGTTGGTGATGCACTACAAATAATGAGCAATGGTCGATACAAGAGCATTGAGCATCGTGTGGTTGCTAGTGGAAGCAGGAATAGGATTTCGGTTCCTATTTTTGTTAATCCTAGGCCATGTGACATGATTGGTCCTTTTTCAGAAGTGCTTGCAGGGGGTGAGAAAGCATTATATAAGCAAGTTCTGTATTCAGATTATGCGAAACATTTCTTCACAAAGGCTCATGATGGGAAGAACacaattgaatttgtaaaaatatga